The following is a genomic window from Pseudomonadota bacterium.
TCCTGCCGCAGTGCTTCAAGCGCATGATCCCGCCCTGGATGAACTGGTACGCGATCCTGACAATGGCGACACCGCTCTGTTCGTTGTTGGGCGTCGAGGAGCTGATCACCCTGAGCCGCCAGGCGATCGAGGCCGAAAACAACCGCCCCGAACTGCTGATCCCGTTCTACGGCTTTGCGTTGCTGGTGTTCTTCGCCTACTGCTACCCGATCGCCCGCGCCACGATCGCGCTTGAACGACGTTTCGCGGTGAAATTGTAAGTGCTCGGACCACACCACACTGTCGACTCAGCGCATGCCTGGTACGCGGCGTCGCGCACCAGTCCGTTTGCGTTGAGCGCTGACGCGCCCCTTTTCACATCGCCGGGCACGCGCCCTGCGGGAACGGTTGTGTGCCGCCCTCGCGTCGTTGCCCCCCTCGGAAGGAGAACCACTCTTCCCGTCGGCGGGCGCCTCGCGATGCCAACACACAACCGTTCTGAGCCAAACCCTGTGGTGTGGCCCGAACACTAGGAACCCCTATGCCAAACCCCACCTGGACCCCGGATCAACCCATCGTCTCGATCAAGGACGTACACAAGTCCTTCGGCGACCTCGAGGTGCTCAAGGGCATTTCGATGGACGTCATGAAGGGCGAGGTGATCTGCATCATCGGCCCCTCGGGCTCGGGCAAGTCGACGCTGATCCGCTGTGTGAACGCGCTCAACGACATCCAGCAGGGCTCGATCACGGTCGAGGGCCAGGAGGTCAACGACGCCAAGCTCGACAAACTCGAGCTGCGCAAGACAGTCGGCATGGTCTTTCAGCAATACAACCTGTTCCCGCACAAGACCGCGCTGCAGAACATCATGATGGCACCGATCAAGGTGCTGAAGCAGGACCCGGCCGAGGTCGAGAAACGCGCGCGCATGCTGATCGAGAAGGTGCGGCTCAAGGGCAAGGAAGACGCCTACCCAGGCGAGCTCTCCGGCGGCCAGCAACAGCGCGTCGCGATCGCGCGCTCACTCGCGATGAGCCCGGACATCATGCTGTTCGACGAGGTCACGGCCGCGCTCGACCCGGAGACCGTCAAGGAGGTGTTGGTCACCATCAAGGACCTCGCCGAAGAGGGCATGACCTGCATGCTGGTGACCCACGAGATGGGGTTCGCGAAGGAAATCGCCGACCACATCTACTTCACCGACCGCGGCGTCATCGTCGAGCACGGCCCGCCGAGCACCTTCTTCGAGGACGCCAAGGACCCGCGGACGCGCGAGTTCCTAAGCCAAATATTGTAAATGCGCAACCGGGCACACCGGGTGCGTTAGACCGTCGCCGTGCCCGCCCTCAGCTGTCGGGCGCGACCACCCACTGCATGAAGGCTTTCTTCTCGTCCTCGTCTGCCGAGCCCCAGAGTGACTTGAGCGACTCGAGCCGCGAGCTGGACGTGGTTGCAGCCGGCGCGGGCGCCGGTGTGGGCACAGCCGCTGCGGCGGTGGCCGTGGTCTCAGGCTGCTTGTTGCCGGCCATCATGTCGGTCAGGTTGACCTCCAACACGCCGGTTTCGCCGGTCGACGTGGTGTCGATGCGCGCGCCGCTCGGGTCGCGCAGCCAGGCGCTGAAGCCCGCGAGGTACTCGGGCGCGTCACCGAGGTCGCGGGTGTCTTCAGGCGGGTCGAATTCGACCGTGAAGCGCTCGCCGGGGCGGGCGACGAAGGTCGCCACCACGATCTCCCCGCGCACCAGCTCGTTGTCGTCACCGACGCCCCAGGGCTCGCCGTACTGGAAGGCGACCGAAGCGGTGCCGGCGTCGACGTTCACCGTGTAAGGAAACTCGAGCACCGGCGGCAGCGTCACGTCGCGCCCGTTCACGCTGGTGACCCGCAGCGGGTAAGGCAATTCCAGTTGGGCCGCGGTGGCGGCGTCGCTCGCGTAGTCGAACTCGCCCGGGATCGACGCGCAGCCGCCCAGACCCAGTACAGCCGTGCAAACAGCCAGCACCTTCGCCCAATATTGCATGACAACCTTCACCCGTCGGTTAGTGGAGTGATGAGAAGTATCGTCCATTGCAGACGTGCTCGCCAGATGCGCATTCTGCCGAGCTGCAAGGCCGCCCCGGCCCAG
Proteins encoded in this region:
- a CDS encoding amino acid ABC transporter ATP-binding protein — encoded protein: MPNPTWTPDQPIVSIKDVHKSFGDLEVLKGISMDVMKGEVICIIGPSGSGKSTLIRCVNALNDIQQGSITVEGQEVNDAKLDKLELRKTVGMVFQQYNLFPHKTALQNIMMAPIKVLKQDPAEVEKRARMLIEKVRLKGKEDAYPGELSGGQQQRVAIARSLAMSPDIMLFDEVTAALDPETVKEVLVTIKDLAEEGMTCMLVTHEMGFAKEIADHIYFTDRGVIVEHGPPSTFFEDAKDPRTREFLSQIL
- a CDS encoding DUF2057 family protein, producing the protein MQYWAKVLAVCTAVLGLGGCASIPGEFDYASDAATAAQLELPYPLRVTSVNGRDVTLPPVLEFPYTVNVDAGTASVAFQYGEPWGVGDDNELVRGEIVVATFVARPGERFTVEFDPPEDTRDLGDAPEYLAGFSAWLRDPSGARIDTTSTGETGVLEVNLTDMMAGNKQPETTATAAAAVPTPAPAPAATTSSSRLESLKSLWGSADEDEKKAFMQWVVAPDS